In one Oscillospiraceae bacterium genomic region, the following are encoded:
- a CDS encoding tetracycline efflux Na+/H+ antiporter family transporter Tet(35), which yields MQTKKKSKLPLIIYLVVALILIVAAIVSGRGNPEVGLVGTGWALLPPILAIGLALITKEVYVSLFFGCAVGSLFISLGNPIAATEMLFGTMIDKVSGNMGIVIFLVVLGIVVALMNKSGGSKAYGDWARKAIKTRKTAQLATFGLGVLIFVDDYFNCLTVGSVMRPVTDAHNISRAKLAYLIDSTAAPVCIIAPISSWAAAVAGMVPGTDGLQLFMQAIPFNYYALLTLLTVVLISIFDIDFGPMKTHEYNAKYNGDLYTTPDRPYADAQVENVSVKGKVIDLVIPVLVLIATCIVGLIYTGGFFDAGGETYMDLVNAFASCDAYSGLMYGGFMAILFAFIYYVLVRRNITFTEFTDSIPAGFKQMVPAILILTFAWTISGITGALGAADFVAAFINNYAEGLRNLLPAIIFLIACGLAFATGTSWGTFGILIPIIVAVFPSGTTIQVIGISACMAGAVMGDHCSPISDTTIMSSTGAQCNHLNHVGTQIPYVLTVAAVCFVSYLIAGFVQNVVVNLIIAIILMVAVLFIIKYITGKNTPVAAKAAK from the coding sequence ATGCAAACCAAGAAGAAAAGCAAACTACCGCTGATTATCTATCTGGTCGTAGCCCTGATCCTGATCGTCGCCGCTATTGTCAGCGGCAGAGGCAACCCTGAAGTGGGTCTGGTCGGCACCGGCTGGGCGCTGCTGCCGCCCATCCTGGCCATCGGTCTTGCCCTGATTACCAAGGAAGTGTACGTATCCCTGTTCTTCGGCTGCGCGGTGGGCTCCCTGTTCATCTCGCTGGGCAACCCCATCGCGGCCACCGAGATGCTTTTCGGCACCATGATCGACAAGGTGTCCGGCAATATGGGCATCGTCATCTTCCTGGTGGTTCTGGGCATCGTCGTGGCCCTCATGAATAAGTCCGGCGGCTCCAAGGCCTACGGCGACTGGGCCCGCAAGGCCATCAAGACCCGCAAGACCGCGCAGCTGGCCACCTTCGGCCTGGGCGTGCTGATCTTCGTGGACGACTACTTCAACTGCCTGACCGTGGGCAGCGTGATGCGCCCCGTGACCGACGCGCACAACATCTCCCGCGCCAAGCTGGCCTACCTCATCGACTCCACCGCCGCACCCGTGTGCATCATCGCCCCCATCAGCTCCTGGGCGGCCGCCGTGGCCGGCATGGTGCCCGGCACCGACGGCCTGCAGTTGTTCATGCAGGCGATCCCCTTCAACTACTACGCCCTGCTGACCCTGCTCACCGTGGTGCTGATCTCCATCTTCGACATCGACTTCGGGCCCATGAAGACCCACGAGTACAACGCCAAGTACAACGGCGACCTGTACACCACCCCCGACCGGCCCTACGCCGACGCCCAGGTGGAGAACGTCTCCGTCAAGGGCAAGGTCATCGACCTGGTCATCCCCGTCCTGGTGCTCATCGCCACCTGCATCGTGGGCCTTATCTACACCGGCGGCTTCTTTGACGCCGGCGGCGAGACCTACATGGACCTGGTGAACGCCTTCGCCAGCTGCGACGCCTACTCCGGCCTGATGTACGGCGGCTTCATGGCCATCCTGTTCGCCTTCATCTACTATGTGCTGGTGCGCCGCAACATCACCTTCACCGAGTTTACCGACTCCATCCCCGCCGGCTTCAAGCAGATGGTGCCCGCCATCCTGATCCTGACCTTCGCCTGGACCATCAGCGGCATCACCGGCGCCCTGGGCGCGGCCGACTTCGTGGCGGCCTTCATCAACAATTACGCCGAGGGCCTGCGCAACCTGCTGCCCGCCATCATCTTCCTCATCGCCTGCGGGCTGGCCTTCGCCACCGGTACCTCCTGGGGCACCTTCGGCATCCTGATCCCCATCATCGTGGCCGTGTTCCCCTCCGGCACCACCATCCAGGTCATCGGCATCTCCGCCTGCATGGCCGGCGCCGTCATGGGCGACCACTGCTCCCCCATCTCCGACACCACCATCATGTCCTCCACCGGCGCCCAGTGCAACCACCTCAACCACGTGGGTACGCAGATCCCCTACGTGCTCACCGTGGCCGCGGTCTGCTTCGTGTCCTACCTGATCGCCGGCTTTGTCCAGAACGTGGTGGTCAACCTGATCATCGCCATCATTCTGATGGTCGCGGTGCTCTTTATCATCAAGTACATCACCGGCAAGAATACTCCCGTGGCCGCCAAGGCTGCGAAGTAA
- a CDS encoding transcriptional regulator translates to MTQYTAAQRRQAIARLLEGAQAPVSAAALGERFSVSRQIVVGDIALLRAAGTDIAATPRGYVYLRAPAAGVERKLACVHAPEDMGRELTAVVDAGGEVVDVVVEHPVYGQLTGVLRVRSRYDVQEFLRRVAEHGAKPLSDLTGGIHLHTVRCPDQAAMDRVTAALERENLLLRM, encoded by the coding sequence ATGACCCAGTACACCGCCGCCCAGCGCAGGCAGGCCATCGCCCGGCTCCTGGAGGGGGCCCAGGCCCCGGTGAGCGCCGCCGCCCTGGGGGAGCGCTTCTCGGTCTCCCGCCAGATTGTGGTGGGGGACATCGCCCTGCTCCGGGCCGCGGGGACCGACATCGCGGCCACCCCCCGGGGGTACGTGTACCTGCGCGCCCCTGCGGCGGGGGTGGAACGCAAGCTGGCCTGCGTCCACGCGCCGGAGGACATGGGCCGGGAGCTCACCGCCGTCGTGGACGCGGGGGGCGAGGTGGTGGACGTGGTGGTGGAGCACCCGGTCTACGGCCAGCTCACCGGCGTGCTCCGCGTGCGCAGCCGGTACGACGTGCAGGAGTTCCTGCGCCGGGTGGCGGAGCACGGGGCCAAACCCCTGTCCGACCTGACCGGCGGCATCCATCTGCACACCGTGCGCTGCCCCGATCAGGCCGCCATGGACCGGGTAACGGCGGCGCTGGAGCGGGAAAATCTTCTGCTTCGGATGTAA
- a CDS encoding dipeptidase PepV, which translates to MYEEQISAYFDDPEVERALVAAVSRLCAIRSVREDPRPGMPFGPGPDKALHEALALCGELGFATGNCDGYVGTADLNGGETALHILGHLDVVGEGTGWSVTGPYAPKLVDGLLYGRGVSDDKGPVCTALFAMKAVKDLGLPVSKNAKLIMGTDEESGSSDIAYYYARNPFAPMAFTPDADFPVINVEKGHYHPDFGAHWAPSGALPRVSALQGGFRQNVVPPEASALVLGLDRAALEQACRTAQAGTGAGFSLTEEPGGFRVHCAGENAHAASPDDGNNALSALLGLLAGLPLADCGSTAAVRSMHTLFPHGDNRGAALGVAQADEVSGALTLNLALMTLDETGFTAKFDVRFPLCANEDNLKKVAEAAFAKHGISVTGDPDLTPPHSVSGDSPFVKTLLSCYSRHTGVADPKPLAIGGGTYVHDIPGGVAFGCDFPGFNPHMHGADERVRVKDLLLSCKIFAQAIAELCA; encoded by the coding sequence ATGTACGAGGAACAGATCAGCGCCTATTTCGACGACCCTGAGGTGGAGCGTGCCCTGGTGGCCGCGGTCTCCCGCCTGTGCGCCATCCGCAGCGTAAGGGAGGACCCCCGGCCCGGTATGCCCTTCGGCCCCGGCCCCGACAAGGCCCTGCACGAGGCCCTGGCCCTGTGCGGCGAGCTGGGCTTCGCCACCGGGAACTGCGACGGCTACGTGGGCACCGCGGACCTCAACGGCGGGGAGACCGCCCTGCACATCCTGGGCCACCTGGACGTGGTGGGCGAGGGTACGGGCTGGAGCGTCACCGGGCCCTACGCCCCCAAGCTGGTGGACGGCCTGCTCTACGGCCGGGGCGTGTCCGACGACAAGGGCCCCGTGTGCACCGCCCTCTTCGCCATGAAGGCGGTGAAGGACCTGGGCCTGCCGGTCAGCAAGAACGCAAAGCTCATTATGGGCACCGACGAGGAGAGCGGCTCCTCCGACATCGCCTACTACTACGCCCGCAACCCCTTCGCCCCCATGGCCTTCACCCCCGACGCGGACTTCCCCGTCATCAACGTGGAGAAGGGCCACTACCACCCCGACTTCGGCGCGCACTGGGCCCCCTCCGGGGCCCTGCCCCGGGTGAGCGCCCTCCAGGGCGGCTTCCGCCAGAACGTGGTGCCCCCCGAGGCCTCCGCCCTGGTGCTGGGCCTGGACCGCGCCGCGCTGGAGCAGGCCTGCCGGACGGCGCAGGCCGGGACCGGCGCGGGCTTCTCCCTTACGGAGGAGCCGGGCGGCTTCCGGGTGCACTGCGCGGGCGAGAACGCCCACGCCGCCAGCCCCGACGACGGCAACAACGCCCTGTCCGCCCTGCTGGGCCTGCTGGCCGGCCTGCCCCTGGCCGACTGCGGCTCCACGGCCGCGGTGCGCTCCATGCATACCCTCTTCCCCCACGGGGACAACCGGGGCGCGGCCCTGGGGGTGGCCCAGGCCGACGAGGTGTCCGGCGCGCTCACCCTCAACCTGGCCCTCATGACCCTGGACGAGACGGGCTTCACCGCCAAGTTCGACGTGCGCTTCCCCCTGTGCGCCAACGAGGACAATTTGAAGAAGGTGGCCGAGGCCGCCTTTGCCAAACACGGCATCTCGGTCACAGGCGACCCGGATCTGACCCCGCCCCACAGCGTGAGCGGCGACTCCCCCTTCGTCAAGACCCTGCTCTCCTGCTATTCCCGCCACACCGGTGTGGCCGACCCCAAGCCCCTGGCCATCGGCGGCGGCACCTACGTCCACGACATCCCCGGCGGCGTGGCCTTCGGGTGCGACTTCCCCGGCTTTAACCCCCACATGCACGGCGCCGACGAGCGGGTGCGGGTGAAGGATCT